Proteins encoded within one genomic window of Companilactobacillus sp.:
- the rplU gene encoding 50S ribosomal protein L21: MYAVIKTGGKQYKVEEKDSIFIEKLDVKEGDTVTFDDVILVSDGDSVKVGDPVVKGASVTGKVEKQGKDKKVVTYKYKPKKHSHTKTGHRQPYTKVTIDSIKG; encoded by the coding sequence ATGTACGCAGTAATCAAAACAGGTGGTAAGCAATATAAGGTTGAAGAAAAAGACTCAATCTTTATTGAAAAACTTGACGTTAAAGAAGGAGACACAGTTACATTTGACGATGTAATTCTTGTTTCTGACGGAGACAGTGTTAAAGTAGGAGACCCAGTAGTTAAGGGAGCCTCAGTTACAGGTAAAGTTGAAAAACAAGGTAAGGACAAGAAAGTTGTTACTTACAAATACAAACCTAAGAAGCACTCACATACAAAGACTGGTCACCGCCAACCATATACTAAAGTAACTATTGATTCTATCAAGGGTTAA
- a CDS encoding ribosomal-processing cysteine protease Prp, translating to MIRASFHRNDDALIDSFLILGHADSGPYGQDLVCAAVSAVTIGTINNLEKLTKIQPQVVLDEVNGGHLGCRIPDQVSHDTALLLENLFEILKDIEGSYPDNIQVKSQENTIEF from the coding sequence ATGATTAGGGCAAGTTTTCATCGGAATGACGATGCTTTGATTGATTCTTTCTTGATACTAGGACACGCTGATTCAGGGCCTTATGGTCAAGACTTAGTCTGTGCTGCAGTGTCAGCTGTGACAATCGGGACCATCAACAATCTGGAGAAGCTTACAAAGATCCAACCTCAAGTTGTATTAGATGAGGTCAATGGTGGCCATCTCGGCTGCCGAATACCTGATCAAGTGTCTCACGACACTGCATTATTACTCGAGAACCTATTTGAAATATTGAAAGATATTGAAGGTAGCTATCCTGATAATATTCAGGTAAAGTCACAAGAAAATACAATTGAATTCTAA
- a CDS encoding exodeoxyribonuclease VII small subunit, whose protein sequence is MAEKKKTFEENLADLETIVTDLEAGNVPLEEAMEKFKAGVTLSKSLEKTLSDAEQTVTKIMSKDGNETTMNDDDSKDNE, encoded by the coding sequence ATGGCTGAAAAGAAAAAAACTTTTGAGGAAAATTTAGCAGATTTAGAAACTATCGTTACAGATCTTGAAGCAGGTAATGTTCCGCTTGAAGAAGCGATGGAAAAGTTCAAGGCAGGGGTCACTTTAAGTAAAAGCTTAGAGAAGACTTTGTCGGACGCTGAACAAACTGTAACGAAAATCATGTCTAAAGATGGCAACGAAACTACCATGAATGACGATGATAGTAAGGACAATGAATAA
- a CDS encoding TlyA family RNA methyltransferase: MAKKRVDVLLVEQNLFESRERAKRSVMAGEVYNQDNLRFDKPGEKVDPDTVFHVVEGAHSKYVSRGGYKLEKAVKSFDIDLQDKICLDIGSSTGGFTDVALQNGAKLVYALDVGYNQLAWKLRSDERVDVMERVNFRYSKPEDFHDGLPQFAMTDVSFISLELILPPMFNIILPGSEAVCLIKPQFEAGPENVGKHGIVRDHKVHQMVLEKILNFAAATGFIVEGLDFSPIKGGEGNIEFLMHIQKPIDLNQTGSINGDVSIPDTMDAAYANLNK, encoded by the coding sequence TTGGCAAAAAAACGTGTTGATGTTCTCTTGGTAGAACAAAATCTATTTGAATCGCGTGAACGAGCAAAACGATCAGTCATGGCTGGCGAAGTTTATAATCAGGATAACTTGCGCTTTGATAAACCGGGTGAGAAAGTAGACCCTGATACGGTTTTTCACGTCGTTGAAGGTGCACATAGCAAATATGTTAGTCGTGGTGGGTATAAGCTTGAAAAAGCCGTCAAATCCTTTGATATCGACTTACAGGACAAAATTTGCTTAGATATTGGTTCATCAACTGGTGGATTCACTGATGTTGCACTGCAAAATGGTGCTAAGTTAGTTTATGCGTTAGACGTTGGATATAACCAGCTAGCATGGAAACTTCGTAGCGATGAACGTGTGGATGTAATGGAACGTGTCAATTTTCGTTACAGTAAGCCGGAAGACTTTCACGATGGATTGCCTCAATTTGCGATGACAGATGTCTCGTTTATTTCTCTCGAACTGATTTTGCCACCAATGTTCAATATTATTTTGCCCGGCTCTGAGGCCGTTTGTTTGATCAAGCCTCAATTTGAAGCTGGTCCAGAAAATGTTGGTAAGCATGGAATTGTCCGAGATCATAAAGTTCATCAAATGGTTTTGGAAAAGATTTTAAATTTTGCGGCAGCAACAGGCTTTATCGTGGAAGGATTAGATTTTTCACCTATCAAAGGTGGAGAAGGAAACATTGAGTTTTTGATGCATATTCAAAAACCAATTGACCTGAATCAAACTGGTTCGATCAACGGCGACGTGTCAATTCCTGATACAATGGACGCTGCTTATGCAAATCTGAATAAATAG
- the nusB gene encoding transcription antitermination factor NusB: MSINRHEIRELAVQSLFSIDTTKADAETAIRSTLELSDMSDVEVPDYLTFLVSGTLEKESELDEQISKKLKNKWTIARLSRIDRAILRMGLFEMQNSLEVPKKVAIDEAIELAGDFGDKDSKAFVNGILSNFVEG, encoded by the coding sequence TTGAGTATAAACAGACATGAAATCAGAGAACTTGCAGTACAATCACTATTTTCTATCGATACGACCAAAGCAGATGCTGAGACTGCAATCAGATCAACGCTTGAATTATCAGATATGAGCGATGTTGAAGTCCCAGATTATCTTACTTTTTTAGTATCAGGAACTCTTGAAAAAGAGAGTGAATTAGACGAACAAATTTCTAAGAAATTAAAAAACAAATGGACGATAGCTCGTTTGTCTCGTATTGACCGTGCAATACTTCGCATGGGATTATTTGAAATGCAAAATAGCTTAGAAGTTCCAAAAAAAGTAGCGATTGATGAAGCAATTGAGCTTGCCGGAGATTTTGGCGACAAGGATTCAAAAGCATTTGTCAATGGTATCTTATCTAACTTTGTTGAAGGGTAG
- the rpmA gene encoding 50S ribosomal protein L27: MLKMNLQFFSHHKGGGSTTNGRNSAGRRLGAKRADGQAITAGAIIYRQRGTKIHPGSNVGRGGDDTLFALKDGVVKFERLGKDKKKVSVY, encoded by the coding sequence ATGCTTAAAATGAATTTACAATTTTTCTCTCACCATAAAGGTGGAGGTTCAACAACTAACGGCCGTAACTCAGCTGGACGTAGATTAGGTGCAAAGCGTGCCGATGGTCAAGCTATTACTGCTGGTGCTATCATTTATAGACAACGTGGAACAAAGATTCACCCTGGTTCAAACGTTGGTCGTGGTGGCGACGATACATTGTTCGCTCTTAAAGATGGCGTTGTTAAGTTCGAAAGACTTGGCAAAGACAAGAAGAAAGTTTCAGTATACTAA
- a CDS encoding DUF6541 family protein, producing the protein MKKRTLRTIILSIIFIILSILYTWLFAPHGYIRLMDSYDMLFHLNRVSSLGNIFVSPVNFDYWGHVGNMTSIFYPWLTMLPGFLIFQLSGNPVTGYLIFLTMITFLTFVSSYYFMKKFSDNTLQSFLFSVIYTLAFFRMASVFYRAGLAEYTCYIFIPMLFYELYQLLKGHFSSWPWFALSFALIVLTHPLTAFTTVIIMIPIVVLALFSKVSHHWKYWGFLILSGLAAIVSVVIVTAGFTIPMIQQQKYISVNRPALLDLASTAKVPSQLFSNALGTDLRNYSFGSIMILGLILLVFFVWKDKLKYRIIGFEMLFALLLSTNLIPWNQLQHTFFNYLQFPWRFLNLFTFFAAIYISYGLTKLVDKHSSLLKLLMMIIVLVGCSTQAYISGDQLNHQITLAKPLSKITTKDAQKNVQNYQQTDYYPQRSLKYQDELKGHVSVVDGKRTNLHGSWNSNKYSVSYYNQKPETIDLPILVYKGLNLKINNETAHYQISKRGTVEFKTKPGQNQIDVAYSYSSVAKAALIVSATGMIALIWLGINNGRILYRTRPKEQDSK; encoded by the coding sequence ATGAAAAAACGCACATTAAGAACTATTATTTTAAGCATCATTTTTATAATATTGAGTATTTTATACACTTGGTTATTTGCTCCGCATGGATACATTCGCCTGATGGATAGTTACGACATGTTATTCCACTTAAATCGAGTTTCGAGTTTAGGCAATATCTTTGTGTCTCCCGTTAATTTTGATTATTGGGGACACGTCGGCAATATGACTAGTATTTTTTATCCATGGCTGACAATGCTTCCGGGATTTTTGATCTTTCAACTCTCCGGAAATCCAGTCACAGGATATTTGATTTTTTTAACAATGATCACATTTTTAACATTTGTCAGTTCGTACTACTTCATGAAAAAGTTTTCTGACAATACATTGCAGTCATTTCTCTTCTCAGTAATTTATACATTGGCATTCTTTAGGATGGCCAGCGTATTTTATCGAGCAGGGTTAGCTGAATATACTTGTTATATATTTATTCCAATGCTTTTTTACGAGCTATATCAGCTCCTTAAGGGGCATTTTTCAAGTTGGCCTTGGTTTGCGTTAAGTTTTGCATTGATCGTATTGACACATCCATTGACTGCCTTTACGACAGTTATAATTATGATTCCTATCGTAGTTTTGGCATTGTTTTCGAAGGTGTCTCATCACTGGAAATATTGGGGATTTTTGATTTTGTCGGGATTAGCAGCCATAGTTTCTGTAGTTATTGTTACCGCTGGATTTACCATTCCAATGATCCAACAACAGAAATATATTTCAGTCAATCGACCGGCACTCTTAGATCTTGCATCTACTGCTAAGGTACCCAGTCAATTATTCTCCAATGCATTAGGAACGGATCTTAGAAACTATTCTTTTGGTTCGATCATGATTTTAGGATTGATTCTGTTGGTTTTCTTTGTCTGGAAAGATAAGCTCAAGTATCGAATCATTGGGTTTGAAATGTTGTTTGCCTTGTTATTATCGACAAATTTGATACCGTGGAATCAGTTACAGCACACATTTTTTAATTATCTGCAATTTCCATGGCGCTTTTTAAATCTGTTTACGTTCTTTGCCGCCATCTACATTAGTTATGGCTTGACTAAATTGGTTGATAAGCATTCATCATTGCTGAAATTATTGATGATGATAATTGTCTTAGTTGGGTGCTCTACACAGGCGTATATCAGTGGAGACCAATTAAATCATCAAATAACTTTGGCTAAGCCTTTATCTAAGATAACAACCAAAGACGCTCAAAAAAATGTTCAGAACTATCAACAGACCGATTATTACCCACAGAGAAGTCTGAAGTATCAAGATGAGTTAAAAGGTCATGTATCAGTGGTTGATGGCAAGAGGACCAACTTGCATGGATCATGGAATAGCAACAAATATTCTGTTAGTTACTACAACCAAAAGCCGGAGACAATTGATTTACCAATTCTGGTTTATAAGGGTCTTAACTTAAAAATCAATAACGAAACGGCACACTATCAAATTTCAAAACGCGGTACAGTCGAATTCAAGACCAAACCTGGTCAAAACCAAATTGATGTAGCTTACAGTTATTCTTCTGTCGCCAAAGCAGCATTGATCGTTAGTGCAACTGGTATGATTGCGTTGATTTGGTTAGGAATCAACAACGGACGGATCCTGTATCGAACTAGGCCTAAAGAACAGGATTCGAAATAA
- the xseA gene encoding exodeoxyribonuclease VII large subunit — MDNTEQYLTVTALTQYIKRKFDVDPYLGHVYLTGEISNFRMRPNAHQYFTLKDDKAKISAIMFKGAFNKIKFRPEEGMKVRVRGRVGLYEPSGSYQIYIDSMEPDGLGALYLAFEQLKAKLAKMGVFNLPKKPIPMFPKKIAIVTSESGAVIHDIMTTVQRRYPIVQLVLFPAVVQGDAAAATIVERLKQINEIGDFDTIIIGRGGGSIEDLWPFNEEIVAEAIVQSKIPVISSVGHETDTTIADMVADQRAATPTAAAELATPVLRDVLQHIQDLNSRLYVAQNNLLSNYRKQVQKYSQNVFLHHPERIYQVYLQNVDMLENRMQQAVSRQLNKHKEELWNYENQLVRLSPQGQINLDKNYVSNYVQRMNMTITSMINNKRNYFSKQAAALDSLSPLKTLSRGYAIATDDQGKVLKKASDYQKDQSINLRVVDGTITAVTKDISEENNG, encoded by the coding sequence ATGGATAATACAGAACAATATTTGACGGTTACAGCTTTAACACAATACATTAAAAGAAAATTTGACGTGGACCCATATTTGGGCCACGTTTATTTGACTGGTGAGATTTCTAATTTTAGGATGCGTCCAAATGCACACCAGTATTTTACTTTGAAGGATGATAAAGCTAAAATTTCCGCAATAATGTTCAAGGGTGCTTTCAATAAAATCAAGTTCCGACCAGAAGAGGGTATGAAGGTTCGTGTCCGCGGAAGAGTTGGATTATATGAACCTAGTGGTTCTTATCAAATTTACATAGACTCAATGGAACCTGATGGATTAGGCGCTTTGTATTTAGCTTTTGAGCAATTAAAGGCTAAATTAGCTAAAATGGGCGTCTTCAATTTACCTAAAAAACCGATTCCAATGTTTCCTAAAAAAATTGCAATTGTCACTTCTGAATCTGGTGCCGTAATTCATGATATTATGACAACAGTTCAACGTCGATATCCAATCGTTCAGCTGGTTTTATTTCCAGCGGTGGTTCAAGGAGATGCTGCAGCAGCGACGATTGTTGAGCGGCTAAAGCAGATCAACGAGATCGGAGATTTCGATACGATAATCATCGGACGTGGCGGTGGTTCAATCGAAGATTTGTGGCCGTTCAACGAAGAAATCGTGGCTGAAGCAATCGTTCAGAGCAAGATTCCTGTAATTTCATCTGTTGGACACGAAACTGATACGACTATTGCTGATATGGTTGCCGATCAACGTGCGGCAACGCCAACGGCGGCGGCAGAATTAGCCACGCCAGTCTTGAGGGATGTTTTACAACATATCCAAGATTTGAATTCTCGGCTTTATGTTGCACAAAACAATTTATTGAGTAATTATCGTAAACAAGTGCAGAAGTATTCACAGAACGTTTTTTTACATCATCCTGAGCGAATCTATCAAGTTTATTTACAAAATGTTGATATGCTCGAAAATCGTATGCAGCAAGCTGTTAGTCGTCAACTGAACAAGCACAAAGAAGAACTGTGGAATTATGAGAATCAACTGGTTCGATTGTCTCCACAAGGTCAGATAAACTTGGATAAGAATTACGTTTCTAATTACGTTCAAAGAATGAACATGACCATCACGTCAATGATCAACAATAAACGTAACTATTTTAGTAAACAGGCAGCAGCTTTAGATTCCTTGAGTCCTCTGAAGACTTTGAGTCGTGGCTATGCAATTGCGACCGATGATCAAGGAAAGGTCTTAAAGAAGGCCAGCGACTATCAAAAAGATCAGTCGATCAACTTAAGAGTTGTTGATGGAACAATTACAGCAGTAACAAAAGATATTAGTGAGGAAAACAATGGCTGA
- the miaA gene encoding tRNA (adenosine(37)-N6)-dimethylallyltransferase MiaA, translated as MKKSIAIVGPTAVGKSALGLKLAQKFDGEIISGDSMQIYRHLDIGTAKDSPEELAAVPHHLVDICDVSQRYTVKDFQENAEIAIDSIISQGKTPFIVGGTGFYLNSLLKNLHLGGNNDSDPNLREQLLKQEKEQGIESLQTQLISLDPVAAKSIDMDNPRRVIRAIEVFKTTGRSIVEQDNGDKIADFKIIGLTDDRQKLYDRINQRVDKMVEMGLLAEAKQVYEHQDEIPQAKNGIGYKELFPYFAHQADLDSCLIELKKNSRHFAKRQLTYFRNQMDVDWYNITEQPDYYQSVVEDIQKFLLEK; from the coding sequence GTGAAAAAATCTATTGCAATCGTTGGTCCCACTGCAGTTGGGAAAAGCGCACTAGGATTAAAACTTGCCCAGAAATTTGATGGTGAGATCATATCTGGGGATTCGATGCAAATTTATCGGCATTTAGACATTGGTACTGCTAAAGACTCTCCTGAAGAGTTGGCTGCAGTACCACACCATTTAGTTGATATATGCGATGTCTCTCAAAGATACACAGTTAAAGATTTTCAGGAAAACGCTGAAATTGCGATTGATTCAATTATTTCACAAGGGAAAACACCATTTATTGTAGGAGGAACTGGATTTTACTTAAATTCGTTGTTGAAAAATCTTCATCTTGGTGGAAATAACGATAGTGATCCCAATTTGCGTGAACAGTTATTAAAGCAAGAAAAAGAACAGGGAATCGAATCTTTGCAAACTCAACTTATTTCCTTGGACCCTGTCGCAGCAAAATCGATCGATATGGATAATCCGCGTCGTGTTATTAGAGCAATTGAAGTGTTCAAAACTACAGGACGGTCAATTGTTGAGCAGGACAATGGTGATAAAATTGCTGATTTTAAGATCATTGGTTTGACCGATGATCGACAAAAACTCTACGATCGAATCAACCAACGAGTGGATAAAATGGTTGAGATGGGCTTATTGGCTGAAGCTAAGCAAGTTTATGAACACCAAGACGAAATACCACAGGCCAAGAATGGGATTGGATATAAAGAACTTTTTCCTTATTTTGCGCATCAAGCTGATTTAGATTCGTGCCTAATTGAATTGAAGAAAAATTCTCGTCATTTTGCTAAGAGACAATTGACATATTTTAGAAATCAAATGGATGTGGATTGGTATAACATTACTGAACAACCAGATTATTATCAGTCGGTAGTTGAGGATATTCAAAAATTTCTATTGGAAAAATGA
- a CDS encoding DUF3042 family protein — protein MAKKEKRFRFVKGFLFGSVTTATAVYGALHAFKKSVIEPEDAENERIEANRRRANRKSLQAHQG, from the coding sequence ATGGCTAAAAAAGAAAAACGTTTCCGCTTTGTTAAGGGATTTTTATTCGGTTCTGTAACAACAGCTACAGCAGTTTATGGTGCATTACATGCCTTCAAAAAGTCAGTAATTGAACCAGAAGATGCTGAAAACGAAAGAATCGAAGCAAATCGCCGTCGTGCCAACAGAAAGAGCCTACAAGCTCATCAAGGCTAA
- the efp gene encoding elongation factor P: MSISVNEFKNGLTIEVKDGIWRVIEFQHVKPGKGSAFVRSKLKNLRTGAVQEMTFRSTAKVEKANIENKKMQYLYAEGENYVFMDMTTYEQLSLSGDQIQDQLKYLKENMEVNVVMYGGETLGVDLPNTVDLKVAETEAGIKGDTQSGGSKPATMETGLVVQVPFFVNEGDMLTINTQDGTYISRAN; encoded by the coding sequence ATGTCAATTTCAGTAAACGAATTTAAAAACGGTTTGACAATTGAAGTTAAAGACGGCATTTGGCGTGTTATTGAGTTCCAACACGTTAAGCCAGGAAAAGGTAGTGCCTTTGTTCGTTCAAAACTTAAGAACTTGCGTACAGGTGCTGTTCAAGAAATGACTTTTAGATCAACAGCTAAAGTTGAAAAAGCCAACATCGAAAACAAGAAAATGCAATATCTTTATGCCGAAGGTGAAAACTATGTCTTCATGGATATGACGACATATGAACAATTGTCACTTTCAGGTGACCAAATTCAAGATCAATTGAAGTACTTGAAAGAAAACATGGAAGTTAACGTTGTTATGTACGGTGGCGAAACACTTGGTGTGGATCTTCCTAACACAGTTGACCTTAAAGTTGCTGAAACAGAAGCTGGTATCAAAGGTGATACACAATCAGGTGGTTCAAAACCTGCAACTATGGAAACTGGTCTTGTTGTTCAAGTTCCATTTTTCGTTAACGAAGGCGACATGTTAACAATCAACACTCAAGATGGTACTTACATTTCACGTGCAAATTAA
- a CDS encoding polyprenyl synthetase family protein, translating to MDIKNFQDFHKQLLPQFDQFLTDKLTQEVKQPLMLESMLYSLNSGGKRVRPMLMLATAYSSGVKFEDLPKYFDVAGSIELIHTYSLIHDDLPEMDNDDYRRGKLTSHKKFGTGPAVLAGDGLLTQAFYWIAKSSLDTSKRMAAVRILAHNAGPMGMVAGQMTDITKDDKQLNIDELTQLHKQKTADLISAAITIGASSADHKLSKELVEYAEKVGLAFQLKDDLDDADDGEDVDKNTFPNLIGKHATEEKLHNLVKDALNAVLKEEKFDKNLLVSFLDYFKK from the coding sequence TTGGATATCAAAAATTTTCAAGATTTTCATAAACAATTACTCCCACAATTTGATCAGTTTTTGACTGATAAGTTGACTCAAGAGGTCAAACAACCATTAATGCTGGAATCAATGCTTTATTCCTTAAATTCTGGTGGTAAAAGAGTTCGTCCTATGTTGATGCTGGCAACAGCATATTCTTCAGGTGTCAAATTTGAAGATCTGCCAAAGTATTTTGATGTAGCGGGTTCGATCGAACTGATCCACACATACTCATTGATTCATGACGATTTGCCAGAGATGGATAATGATGATTACCGTCGAGGAAAACTAACTTCTCACAAGAAATTTGGAACAGGCCCAGCTGTCCTTGCTGGAGATGGATTGTTAACTCAGGCATTTTACTGGATCGCTAAGTCTAGCTTGGATACTAGTAAGCGGATGGCGGCTGTTCGTATCTTGGCACACAATGCTGGTCCAATGGGGATGGTTGCTGGTCAAATGACTGACATCACTAAGGACGATAAACAGTTAAATATTGATGAGTTGACTCAACTCCACAAGCAAAAAACTGCAGATCTGATTTCTGCAGCAATTACGATCGGAGCTTCTTCTGCTGATCACAAATTATCAAAAGAATTGGTTGAATATGCTGAAAAAGTTGGTTTGGCATTTCAACTCAAAGATGACCTTGATGATGCAGATGACGGTGAAGATGTCGACAAAAATACTTTTCCAAATTTAATTGGAAAACATGCAACTGAAGAAAAATTGCATAATTTAGTTAAGGACGCATTAAATGCAGTTTTGAAGGAAGAGAAATTTGATAAAAACTTACTCGTAAGTTTCTTAGATTATTTCAAGAAGTAG
- a CDS encoding Asp23/Gls24 family envelope stress response protein, with protein sequence MADQKYVTLQDDGRVKGNVEISHQVIEILLGIATSQVDGVYEMRGTISNRINSLFGRMNHGKGVDVVFKDDKVTADVFVYLEYGVSIPKVSLEIQKSAIEQLKFMTDIDISQINVHVVGLIAKKANGDIEQVTTDKKE encoded by the coding sequence ATGGCTGATCAAAAATACGTAACATTACAAGATGATGGCAGAGTCAAAGGCAATGTTGAGATCTCTCATCAAGTCATAGAAATTTTACTTGGTATTGCAACTAGCCAAGTTGATGGTGTCTATGAAATGCGCGGTACAATATCTAACCGTATCAATTCACTATTTGGTAGAATGAATCATGGAAAAGGTGTTGACGTCGTCTTTAAAGATGATAAAGTTACTGCTGATGTTTTTGTATATCTGGAATATGGTGTTTCGATTCCAAAAGTATCATTGGAAATCCAAAAATCAGCTATTGAACAGCTTAAATTCATGACCGATATTGATATTTCACAAATTAACGTGCATGTTGTAGGCTTGATTGCCAAAAAGGCTAATGGAGACATTGAACAAGTTACAACAGACAAAAAGGAATAA
- the folD gene encoding bifunctional methylenetetrahydrofolate dehydrogenase/methenyltetrahydrofolate cyclohydrolase FolD, whose protein sequence is MIKLDGKKVAAAQDEKMAQRVADLKDKGVTPGIAVILVGDNSASAVYVRNKQRRAEKLGMNSQLIHFQADVTEKELLEKIDELNHDPEIDGFLVQLPLPDHIDEDRVINAIDSKKDVDGFAPENVGHLWIGEPQTKPATAAGILMMLDYYDVDLDGKNVVIIGRSNIVGKPVAAMMLDKNATVTVAHSHTKNLKELAKTADVLVVAIGRAKMINKDYVKDGAVVIDVGMDRDENGKLCGDVDFDDVESTASMMTPVPGGVGPMTITALMDQVIEIAEKRANG, encoded by the coding sequence ATGATTAAATTAGATGGTAAAAAGGTCGCCGCAGCACAGGATGAGAAAATGGCTCAACGTGTGGCTGATCTTAAAGATAAAGGCGTAACTCCTGGCATTGCTGTTATTTTGGTAGGTGATAACAGTGCTAGTGCGGTATACGTTCGCAATAAGCAACGTCGTGCTGAGAAATTAGGAATGAACTCTCAATTGATTCACTTCCAAGCAGACGTCACTGAAAAAGAATTACTAGAGAAAATTGACGAACTAAACCATGATCCAGAGATCGATGGCTTTTTAGTACAATTGCCATTGCCAGACCATATTGATGAAGATCGAGTAATCAACGCAATCGATTCAAAAAAAGACGTTGACGGATTCGCTCCTGAAAATGTTGGGCATTTATGGATCGGTGAGCCTCAAACTAAACCAGCAACAGCAGCTGGTATCTTAATGATGCTGGATTATTATGATGTTGATCTTGATGGTAAAAATGTGGTAATTATTGGACGGAGCAATATTGTAGGGAAACCTGTTGCAGCTATGATGTTAGATAAAAATGCTACGGTCACAGTAGCCCATTCTCATACTAAGAATTTGAAAGAATTGGCTAAGACTGCAGATGTTTTAGTAGTAGCAATTGGTCGTGCAAAAATGATCAACAAAGATTACGTCAAAGATGGTGCAGTAGTTATCGATGTCGGTATGGACCGCGATGAAAACGGTAAGTTGTGTGGAGACGTCGATTTTGACGATGTTGAAAGCACTGCTTCTATGATGACACCAGTTCCTGGTGGCGTTGGTCCGATGACAATCACAGCCTTAATGGATCAAGTTATTGAAATTGCAGAGAAGAGAGCAAATGGATAA